One region of Campylobacter concisus genomic DNA includes:
- a CDS encoding helix-turn-helix domain-containing protein, which produces MAEEKEIYYDNEIDHVVIVSGKYVDKIKLDTEPKYSNYTKIEEELTQKVSALYGSPISPSKSGGKHIALKTENGDELYVVKWHFEKQNIVKRVCKELGITQRELAERIGMSADSLNTAVSNGKISKMTEAAVKLVAEVEGLKKDLEKYENLRNAIKDAIS; this is translated from the coding sequence ATGGCAGAGGAAAAAGAAATATATTATGACAATGAAATAGACCATGTAGTAATTGTGTCTGGCAAATATGTCGATAAAATAAAGTTAGATACAGAGCCAAAGTACTCGAATTATACAAAAATAGAGGAAGAGCTAACACAAAAAGTTTCGGCACTATACGGGTCACCTATTAGTCCGTCTAAGAGCGGTGGTAAGCATATAGCGCTTAAAACCGAAAACGGGGATGAGCTTTATGTGGTAAAGTGGCATTTTGAGAAGCAAAACATAGTTAAGCGTGTATGTAAAGAGCTAGGCATAACTCAAAGAGAGTTAGCAGAGAGGATAGGAATGAGCGCGGATAGCTTAAACACTGCTGTATCTAACGGAAAAATAAGCAAGATGACAGAAGCTGCCGTTAAGCTAGTCGCAGAAGTTGAGGGTTTAAAAAAAGACTTGGAAAAATATGAAAACTTACGCAATGCGATAAAAGACGCCATATCATAA
- a CDS encoding phage replisome organizer N-terminal domain-containing protein yields MSKTYYWLKLKKDFFDDPKILKIRSVAGGDTYTCIYLKLLLKSLDNDGVIFFDGIEPTIEAEIALKIREQEINVKAAMAIFESLGLLQKGEGEDVRLPEAASLSGKECDSAKRVREFRAKQKEVKALHCNGAVTSGNENVTLEKELELEKELETEEANASTCARACESEKKPAKRFQKPTLDELIAYKQKANLALVDCEAFYDFYESKGWVVGKNPMKDWQAAMRNWDRTERERGGKCKNTPTNTSLAARETMVAGEMDDAYFERVANEIISGERKMAL; encoded by the coding sequence ATGAGTAAAACATACTATTGGCTAAAGCTAAAAAAAGATTTTTTCGACGATCCTAAAATTTTAAAAATAAGGAGCGTAGCTGGTGGAGATACTTACACCTGCATCTATCTTAAGCTTTTATTAAAAAGCCTAGATAATGACGGTGTTATATTTTTTGATGGTATAGAGCCGACGATAGAAGCCGAGATCGCACTAAAAATAAGAGAGCAAGAGATAAATGTCAAAGCCGCTATGGCCATCTTTGAGAGTTTGGGATTATTGCAAAAAGGCGAAGGTGAAGATGTGAGACTCCCCGAAGCAGCAAGCCTAAGTGGCAAAGAATGCGACAGCGCAAAGAGAGTTAGGGAATTTAGAGCTAAACAAAAAGAGGTTAAAGCGTTACATTGTAACGGCGCAGTAACGAGCGGTAACGAAAACGTAACCCTAGAGAAAGAGTTAGAGTTAGAGAAAGAGTTAGAGACAGAAGAAGCTAACGCTTCTACATGTGCGCGTGCGTGCGAGAGCGAGAAAAAACCAGCTAAACGTTTTCAAAAACCAACGCTAGATGAACTAATTGCCTACAAGCAAAAAGCAAATTTAGCTCTAGTTGATTGTGAAGCCTTTTATGACTTCTACGAAAGCAAAGGCTGGGTAGTTGGCAAAAATCCGATGAAAGACTGGCAAGCCGCTATGAGAAATTGGGATCGCACGGAAAGAGAGCGAGGGGGCAAGTGTAAAAACACACCAACTAATACCAGCCTAGCCGCAAGAGAAACAATGGTGGCAGGCGAAATGGACGACGCATACTTCGAGAGAGTAGCGAACGAAATAATTAGCGGTGAAAGGAAAATGGCGCTATGA
- a CDS encoding sel1 repeat family protein, with amino-acid sequence MQVSRVLLVLCLGAIFSCAEVCEDYQYKLQEYEFQQISTFKATHKNATDDELWNIAAKECEGNKPTAIPSCIYLYKNILKQNFENKNVSKINIINVLDNIIDFYIAQDKTKKETEANFSNYKIATIVQYKREVVKALHDSGYFTKEQYKALSDLSDAMLMVSAFAACPDKYDPTKTQPFLPDDKINDACLCLLKQQLLIKEGDYLTATKISELLCKKYKDDASCFVAGIAYKDGLGVRFDILKAKEFFGLACDYGNQDGCSKYKALSY; translated from the coding sequence ATGCAAGTGTCCAGAGTTTTGTTGGTTTTGTGCCTTGGTGCTATTTTTTCTTGTGCCGAAGTTTGTGAGGATTATCAATATAAGTTACAAGAATACGAATTCCAACAAATATCGACATTCAAAGCAACCCATAAAAATGCTACAGATGATGAACTTTGGAATATCGCAGCCAAGGAATGCGAGGGAAATAAACCGACAGCGATCCCCTCATGCATATATCTCTATAAAAACATTCTGAAACAAAATTTTGAGAATAAAAATGTATCTAAAATTAACATTATTAATGTATTGGATAACATTATAGACTTTTATATAGCGCAAGACAAAACTAAGAAAGAGACAGAAGCAAATTTTTCAAATTACAAAATTGCTACTATAGTACAATACAAAAGAGAAGTAGTAAAAGCTTTGCATGATAGTGGATATTTTACAAAAGAGCAGTATAAAGCGCTAAGTGATCTTTCTGATGCCATGTTAATGGTTTCTGCGTTTGCTGCTTGCCCTGATAAATACGACCCAACTAAAACGCAACCTTTCTTGCCAGACGATAAAATAAATGATGCTTGTTTGTGTCTTTTAAAACAACAATTGCTTATAAAAGAAGGGGATTATTTGACGGCTACAAAAATTAGTGAACTTTTATGTAAAAAATATAAAGATGATGCATCTTGTTTTGTAGCTGGTATAGCGTATAAAGATGGGCTTGGTGTTAGGTTTGACATTTTAAAAGCAAAAGAATTCTTTGGACTAGCTTGCGATTATGGCAACCAAGACGGATGTTCTAAATACAAGGCTTTATCTTATTAA
- a CDS encoding DNA-methyltransferase: MELNKIYNIDCLDFMKNMPDACVDLVVTDPPYIINTKGGGLGKRPVYEKGDLAKIADGFDVKTTLNELERICKKTNIFIFCSTKQKPEIMSWAYEKWYNVAELFWHKPNAAPFTNNTFKSDIENIIYIRAKGVKIRGRSKLFTQNAKKSEYGHPSEKPLSIIKSLILTSSNDGELVFDPFMGSGTTAAACKELNRSFIGCEIEAKYCEMAEKRLRETIRGLI; this comes from the coding sequence ATGGAACTAAATAAAATTTATAACATTGATTGCTTAGATTTTATGAAAAATATGCCTGATGCGTGCGTTGATTTGGTCGTTACTGATCCACCTTACATCATAAACACAAAAGGCGGTGGGTTAGGTAAGCGCCCTGTCTATGAAAAGGGCGATTTGGCAAAGATAGCTGATGGCTTTGATGTAAAAACAACACTAAATGAGCTTGAACGAATTTGTAAAAAAACAAATATTTTTATCTTTTGCTCTACCAAACAAAAGCCTGAGATAATGAGCTGGGCTTATGAAAAATGGTATAACGTAGCTGAGCTATTTTGGCACAAGCCTAACGCAGCACCTTTTACAAACAATACTTTTAAAAGTGACATCGAAAATATTATCTACATAAGAGCAAAAGGCGTCAAGATAAGAGGAAGATCAAAGCTCTTTACTCAAAACGCAAAAAAGAGCGAATACGGACATCCTAGTGAAAAGCCACTAAGTATTATCAAAAGCTTGATTTTAACTAGCTCAAACGATGGTGAGTTGGTTTTTGATCCATTTATGGGTAGTGGCACAACGGCGGCGGCGTGCAAGGAGTTAAATAGAAGCTTCATTGGCTGTGAGATAGAGGCTAAATACTGCGAAATGGCCGAAAAAAGGTTAAGAGAAACGATAAGGGGGCTAATA
- a CDS encoding Panacea domain-containing protein — protein MRAIDLARRIINIGISNGTPVSNLHLQKILYFVNLIFLQNNRLFLVDRTSFEAWMHGPVNPETYYQYSVYGGTPIHTQEVETPFSMTNENGMPLSDEENENVNQTILGLIRINPWVLVDYSHRVGGAWERTYSQRPFGAISPEFILQEAGVQNARG, from the coding sequence ATGAGAGCCATAGACTTAGCCAGAAGAATTATAAATATAGGCATTAGCAATGGAACCCCCGTAAGCAATTTGCACCTCCAAAAAATATTATATTTCGTAAATTTAATTTTTTTGCAAAACAATAGACTATTTTTAGTTGATCGCACATCTTTTGAAGCATGGATGCACGGTCCAGTAAATCCAGAAACATATTACCAATACTCCGTATACGGAGGAACGCCCATTCATACGCAAGAGGTAGAAACTCCTTTTTCTATGACTAACGAAAACGGAATGCCTTTAAGCGATGAAGAGAACGAAAACGTCAATCAGACGATTTTAGGGCTAATAAGGATAAACCCGTGGGTTTTGGTAGATTATTCCCATAGGGTCGGTGGTGCTTGGGAGAGGACATACAGCCAAAGGCCGTTTGGAGCAATCTCTCCTGAATTCATATTACAAGAGGCGGGAGTGCAAAATGCCAGAGGATAG
- a CDS encoding PD-(D/E)XK nuclease-like domain-containing protein has protein sequence MLTNKEYHARPEISKSDLDLLARSPLHLKMKNELKSEPTKALLLGSAVHKLVLEPKDFSNEFSVEPDVDKRTKEGKAIYNDFLENLGDKTSLDIDTFGSAVEIANAVNSMRETAIFLKDGLAEQSYFSEIEGVAVKCRPDFYNEKMGAVIDLKTTSDASATGFARSVASFNYHIQAAFYSDILRSLGKEVNYFLFIAVETKAPYFVGFYELDTAAIEQGRKTYLELLELYKYCRERDEWWGYAKKDGDKIEAVQTLSLPTWKFYEQIA, from the coding sequence ATGCTAACAAATAAAGAGTACCACGCACGCCCTGAAATATCAAAGAGCGACCTTGATCTACTTGCACGTAGCCCACTTCACTTAAAAATGAAAAATGAGCTTAAAAGTGAGCCTACAAAGGCTTTGCTTCTAGGCTCTGCGGTGCATAAGCTAGTGTTAGAGCCAAAGGATTTTTCAAATGAGTTTAGTGTAGAGCCTGATGTTGATAAACGCACCAAAGAGGGCAAGGCAATTTATAACGACTTTTTAGAAAATTTAGGCGATAAAACCTCGCTTGATATTGATACTTTTGGCTCAGCCGTAGAGATAGCAAACGCTGTTAATTCTATGCGTGAAACAGCTATATTTCTAAAAGACGGATTAGCCGAACAAAGCTATTTTAGCGAGATAGAGGGCGTAGCGGTCAAATGTCGCCCTGATTTTTATAATGAGAAAATGGGTGCAGTGATCGATCTAAAAACAACCTCAGACGCTTCGGCTACTGGCTTTGCTAGATCGGTCGCTAGTTTTAACTATCACATACAAGCAGCTTTTTACAGTGATATTTTAAGAAGCTTAGGCAAAGAAGTAAATTATTTCTTGTTTATAGCCGTTGAAACAAAAGCCCCTTATTTTGTAGGTTTTTATGAGCTTGACACCGCAGCGATAGAGCAAGGACGGAAAACATATCTTGAATTACTAGAGCTTTACAAATATTGCCGCGAGCGTGACGAGTGGTGGGGCTATGCAAAAAAAGACGGCGACAAGATAGAGGCGGTGCAAACTTTGAGCCTGCCAACGTGGAAATTTTACGAACAGATAGCGTGA
- a CDS encoding XRE family transcriptional regulator has protein sequence MALAEILKYYLNKSGDTAKNIAEELGVTRAAVTNWSNGIRSPKDAAQYNALSDRMGVPVDKLLDDTFLEDHEIAELFSNDIKNKKWQLKRIKNLITINYYEDVEASAGYGVVNAEIKPLQVDVSPEFLENVLSIPHYGNIDVIKVRGDSMEPFVSDGERVVIEREAEPKNGDVVIANYNGDIYVKKFFKKPPKKYIKLSSMNSFYPDIELEGDEVDSLIIVGVVRAKFNLKIKLFS, from the coding sequence ATGGCGTTGGCTGAAATACTCAAATACTATTTGAATAAAAGTGGTGACACGGCAAAAAATATTGCCGAAGAGTTAGGCGTAACTAGAGCAGCTGTAACTAATTGGAGCAACGGCATAAGAAGTCCAAAAGACGCGGCTCAGTATAATGCTCTATCTGATCGCATGGGAGTTCCAGTTGATAAGCTATTAGATGATACTTTTTTGGAAGACCACGAAATAGCAGAGCTTTTTTCTAATGATATTAAAAATAAAAAATGGCAACTTAAAAGAATTAAAAATTTAATTACGATTAACTATTATGAAGACGTTGAAGCCTCTGCTGGGTACGGCGTAGTTAATGCAGAAATAAAGCCATTGCAAGTAGATGTAAGCCCTGAATTTTTAGAAAATGTCTTATCTATTCCCCACTATGGTAATATTGATGTAATCAAGGTGCGTGGCGATAGCATGGAGCCTTTTGTGAGTGATGGGGAAAGGGTAGTTATAGAGCGCGAAGCGGAACCAAAAAATGGGGATGTAGTAATAGCAAACTATAACGGCGATATTTACGTCAAAAAATTTTTTAAGAAGCCACCAAAAAAATATATAAAACTAAGTTCAATGAATAGTTTTTATCCTGATATTGAGCTAGAGGGTGACGAGGTTGATAGTCTCATTATTGTTGGGGTAGTTCGTGCCAAATTTAATCTAAAAATTAAGCTTTTTTCATAA
- a CDS encoding thermonuclease family protein: MKVFIKNTIATLLLTLIPPTSALALIVKVISVHDGDTITVLSGKEQTKVRLYGIDAPEKKQDYGQRSKQFLANLIAGQMVEVEPKGKDRYKRTLGNIYYKGQDINAQMVLNGYAWAYVKYSKIYVDQEKLARENKRGLWQSSNPTPPWEWRKR, from the coding sequence ATGAAAGTATTTATAAAAAATACGATAGCAACTCTACTATTAACGTTAATACCGCCAACATCAGCTTTAGCTCTAATCGTTAAGGTCATTTCCGTCCACGACGGCGACACTATCACTGTGCTAAGCGGCAAAGAGCAAACAAAGGTCAGACTATACGGCATTGACGCTCCAGAGAAAAAGCAAGACTACGGACAAAGATCAAAGCAGTTTTTAGCAAATTTGATCGCAGGACAAATGGTAGAAGTAGAGCCAAAGGGCAAAGATAGATACAAACGCACGCTAGGCAATATTTACTATAAAGGGCAAGATATAAACGCTCAAATGGTGCTAAATGGCTACGCTTGGGCTTATGTAAAATACTCTAAAATATATGTAGATCAAGAAAAGCTGGCTCGTGAGAATAAGCGAGGGCTTTGGCAGAGTAGTAATCCTACTCCGCCGTGGGAGTGGCGAAAACGTTAA